A genomic window from Streptomyces sp. NBC_01429 includes:
- a CDS encoding purine-nucleoside phosphorylase has translation MNASVIPANAEGPADPLAAAEAAATRLRELTGAETHDIALVMGSGWAPASEALGEPEADFPVTELPGFPPPAVAGHGGRIRSYKIAEKRALVFLGRTHYYEGRGVAAVAHGVRTAVAAGCKTIVLTNGCGGLREGMRPGQPVLISDHINLTAVSPIVGANFVDLTDLYSPRLRTLCKEIDPALEEGVYVQFPGPHYETPAEINMVRAMGGDLVGMSTVLEAIAAREAGAEVLGISLVTNLAAGISGEPLNHEEVLQAGRDSATQMGSLLARVLERV, from the coding sequence GTGAACGCATCTGTTATCCCGGCCAACGCCGAAGGACCTGCCGACCCTCTCGCCGCCGCCGAGGCCGCCGCCACGCGACTGCGCGAGCTGACCGGTGCCGAGACACACGACATCGCGCTGGTGATGGGCTCCGGCTGGGCGCCCGCCTCAGAAGCCCTCGGCGAGCCCGAGGCTGACTTCCCGGTGACCGAACTGCCGGGCTTCCCACCCCCGGCCGTCGCCGGTCACGGCGGCAGGATCCGCTCGTACAAGATCGCCGAGAAGCGCGCCCTGGTCTTCCTGGGCCGTACGCACTACTACGAGGGCCGCGGTGTGGCCGCCGTCGCGCACGGCGTCCGTACCGCCGTCGCCGCCGGCTGCAAGACCATCGTGCTGACCAACGGCTGCGGCGGGCTGCGCGAGGGCATGCGCCCCGGCCAGCCCGTGCTGATCAGCGACCACATCAACCTGACGGCCGTCTCCCCGATCGTCGGCGCGAACTTCGTGGACCTCACGGACCTCTACTCGCCCCGGCTGCGCACGCTGTGCAAGGAGATCGACCCGGCCCTCGAAGAGGGGGTGTACGTCCAGTTCCCCGGCCCGCACTACGAGACCCCCGCCGAGATCAACATGGTCCGCGCGATGGGCGGCGACCTGGTCGGCATGTCCACCGTGCTGGAGGCCATCGCGGCCCGCGAGGCGGGCGCCGAGGTGCTCGGCATCTCGCTGGTGACGAACCTCGCTGCGGGCATCTCGGGAGAGCCCCTCAACCACGAGGAGGTCCTCCAGGCCGGCCGCGACTCGGCGACCCAGATGGGCTCGCTGCTGGCCCGGGTGCTGGAACGCGTCTGA
- a CDS encoding gamma-glutamylcyclotransferase, with the protein MSLYAAYAGNLDARLMSRRAPHSPLRGTGWLNGWRLTFGGEQMGWEGALVTIVEAPRSQVFVALYDIAPMDEDSMDRWEGVGLDIYRRMRVRVHTLDGEEPTWLYVLNGYEGGLPSARYLGELADAAESAGAPHDYVMELRKRPC; encoded by the coding sequence ATGTCGCTCTACGCCGCGTACGCCGGCAACCTCGACGCGCGGCTGATGTCCCGCCGCGCCCCGCACTCTCCGTTGCGCGGCACCGGCTGGCTCAACGGCTGGCGGCTCACCTTCGGTGGCGAGCAGATGGGCTGGGAGGGAGCGCTGGTCACGATCGTGGAGGCGCCGCGTTCCCAGGTGTTCGTCGCGCTGTACGACATCGCCCCCATGGACGAGGACTCCATGGACCGCTGGGAGGGCGTCGGCCTCGACATATACCGCCGCATGCGGGTGCGGGTGCACACCCTGGACGGCGAGGAGCCGACCTGGCTGTACGTCCTGAACGGGTACGAGGGCGGCCTCCCCTCCGCCCGCTACCTCGGCGAGCTGGCCGACGCGGCGGAATCGGCCGGCGCCCCGCACGACTACGTGATGGAACTGCGCAAGCGCCCCTGCTGA
- a CDS encoding NAD(P)H-quinone dehydrogenase yields the protein MTRIVIIGGGPGGYEAALVGAQLGAEVTVVDCDGLGGASVLTDCVPSKTLIATAEVMTTFDSSYEELGIIVADDTPSEKAARVVGVDLGKVNRRVKRLALAQSHDITASVTRAGARVLRGRGRLDGRQAMDGSRQVIVTAADGSEEALTADAVLIATGGHPREIPDAQPDGERILNWTQVYDLDELPEELIVVGSGVTGAEFAGAYQALGSRVTLVSSRDRVLPGEDPDAAAVLEDVFRRRGMNVMSRSRAEAAKRVGDRVEVTLSDGRTISGTHCLMAVGAIPNTAGMGLEEAGVLVKDSGHIKTDRVSRTSAPGVYAAGDVTGVFALASVAAMQGRIAMYHFLGDAVAPLNLKTVSANVFTDPEIATVGYSQADVDSGRIDARVVKLPLLRNPRAKMQGIRDGFVKIFARPGTGIVVGGVVVAPRASELIHPISLAVDNNLTVEQIAKAFTVYPSLSGSIAEVARQLHTRKSTDEI from the coding sequence GTGACCCGGATCGTGATCATCGGCGGCGGACCCGGCGGCTACGAGGCGGCCCTGGTGGGCGCCCAGCTCGGCGCGGAGGTGACCGTCGTCGACTGCGACGGGCTCGGCGGCGCCTCGGTGCTCACCGACTGCGTACCGTCGAAGACCCTCATCGCGACGGCCGAGGTGATGACCACCTTCGACTCCTCGTACGAGGAACTGGGCATCATCGTCGCGGACGACACGCCTTCGGAGAAGGCCGCCCGCGTCGTCGGCGTCGACCTCGGCAAGGTCAACCGACGGGTCAAGCGCCTCGCGCTCGCCCAGTCCCACGACATCACCGCGTCCGTCACCCGGGCCGGCGCCCGGGTGCTGCGCGGCCGTGGCCGCCTCGACGGGCGGCAGGCCATGGACGGCTCGCGCCAGGTGATCGTGACCGCCGCCGACGGCAGCGAGGAGGCGCTCACCGCCGACGCCGTGCTGATCGCCACCGGCGGCCACCCGCGCGAGATCCCGGACGCGCAGCCGGACGGCGAGCGCATCCTGAACTGGACGCAGGTGTACGACCTGGACGAGCTGCCGGAAGAGCTGATCGTGGTCGGCTCCGGGGTCACCGGCGCCGAGTTCGCCGGCGCGTACCAGGCGCTGGGCTCCCGGGTCACGCTCGTCTCCTCCCGCGACCGGGTGCTGCCCGGTGAGGACCCGGACGCCGCCGCCGTCCTGGAGGACGTCTTCCGGCGCCGGGGCATGAACGTGATGTCCCGCTCCCGGGCCGAGGCGGCCAAGCGGGTGGGCGACCGCGTCGAGGTCACCCTCTCCGACGGCCGGACCATCTCGGGCACGCACTGCCTGATGGCGGTCGGCGCGATCCCCAACACGGCCGGCATGGGCCTGGAGGAGGCCGGAGTCCTCGTCAAGGACTCGGGCCACATCAAGACCGACCGGGTCTCCCGTACCTCCGCCCCCGGCGTCTACGCGGCGGGCGACGTCACGGGCGTCTTCGCGCTCGCCTCGGTCGCCGCGATGCAGGGCCGGATCGCGATGTACCACTTCCTGGGCGACGCGGTGGCTCCGCTCAACCTCAAGACCGTCTCGGCGAACGTCTTCACCGACCCGGAGATCGCCACCGTCGGTTACAGCCAGGCGGACGTCGACAGCGGCAGGATCGACGCCCGGGTCGTCAAGCTCCCGCTGCTGCGCAACCCGCGCGCCAAGATGCAGGGCATCCGGGACGGCTTCGTCAAGATCTTCGCCCGTCCCGGTACGGGAATCGTGGTCGGCGGCGTGGTCGTCGCACCGCGTGCGAGCGAGCTGATCCACCCCATCTCGCTCGCCGTCGACAACAACCTGACGGTCGAGCAGATCGCCAAGGCGTTCACGGTGTACCCGTCGCTGTCGGGTTCGATCGCCGAGGTGGCGCGGCAGCTGCACACCCGGAAGTCGACGGACGAGATCTGA